In one Pseudomonas sp. Bout1 genomic region, the following are encoded:
- a CDS encoding DUF3304 domain-containing protein: MSYLNGSAVCQWLGGCLLVLLAGCSVGESKFLGGDLNGVNHTSAAINYFSVNGYGGPNISAHGYGGGMCCAMLPRQWQPGLKLKVEWESDPNSNARLPALGTDAYRAAYAIHKTNYQQHSVIVDLPPYEERLCALEVHFLPCNQVKVSTSCWRYPSPNSPIKEPLEMKEPAVCPK; the protein is encoded by the coding sequence ATGAGCTATTTAAATGGCAGTGCTGTGTGCCAATGGCTGGGCGGTTGTTTGCTTGTGTTACTTGCCGGATGCTCGGTGGGAGAGTCAAAGTTTTTGGGAGGGGATTTGAACGGGGTTAATCATACGTCGGCAGCCATTAATTATTTTTCCGTGAATGGCTATGGTGGTCCCAATATATCTGCACATGGCTATGGTGGTGGGATGTGCTGTGCGATGTTGCCTAGGCAGTGGCAGCCGGGTTTGAAGCTTAAAGTGGAGTGGGAAAGTGATCCGAATTCTAATGCGCGTTTACCCGCTTTAGGAACCGATGCGTACCGAGCCGCGTATGCCATACATAAAACTAATTACCAACAGCACAGCGTAATAGTGGATCTGCCACCATATGAGGAGAGGCTGTGTGCGTTGGAAGTACACTTTCTACCCTGTAATCAAGTCAAGGTATCCACGTCCTGCTGGCGTTACCCCTCACCCAATAGCCCAATCAAGGAGCCATTGGAAATGAAGGAGCCAGCCGTATGTCCGAAGTGA
- a CDS encoding DUF3304 domain-containing protein yields MSYLNGSTVCQWLGGCLLVLLAGCSLGESKFLGGNLGGVNHTSAAINYFFVNGYGGPNISPHGYGGGMCCAMLPRQWQPGLKLKVEWETDPNPYAKSPPLGTDEFRAFMVKHKVNYQQHSAIVDLPPYEDRLCALEVHFLPCNKVKVSTSCWRYPSPNSPIKEPLEMKEPAVCSK; encoded by the coding sequence ATGAGTTATTTAAACGGCAGTACGGTGTGCCAATGGCTGGGCGGTTGTTTGCTTGTGTTACTTGCCGGGTGCTCGCTGGGAGAGTCAAAGTTTTTGGGGGGTAATTTGGGTGGGGTTAATCATACGTCGGCAGCCATTAATTATTTTTTCGTGAATGGCTATGGTGGTCCCAATATATCTCCACATGGCTATGGTGGTGGGATGTGCTGCGCGATGTTGCCAAGGCAATGGCAGCCAGGCCTGAAGCTTAAAGTAGAGTGGGAAACTGATCCTAATCCTTATGCGAAATCTCCGCCTTTAGGCACGGATGAGTTTCGTGCCTTTATGGTCAAGCACAAAGTTAATTACCAGCAACACAGCGCCATCGTGGATCTTCCACCTTATGAAGACAGGCTGTGTGCGTTGGAAGTGCATTTTTTGCCCTGTAATAAAGTCAAAGTATCTACGTCCTGCTGGCGTTACCCCTCACCCAATAGCCCAATCAAGGAACCATTGGAGATGAAGGAGCCAGCCGTATGTTCGAAGTGA
- a CDS encoding DUF4123 domain-containing protein has translation MQEHYTHWIKQIESLCDSANVKHVDVLVDQAAWDISILPTLRLMEPGLSWVSLFSATPEEALLTQAPILMRINLADWRHRAWLEELVGEVGHLPRLMLLISPMPFDVLAKSLQALSQLEWGGQSGLLRFYDPRVMPELLASVLSPEQKEQFQRVTLFWSWLDRDQQPVWQPGTYRSNQTLAETLPAINFDDAQFDRLGSISDAQSLLDVARAKFPDLSHEQCFVYCYRAVLQASQENYFGDLKVYATLHLSSVDIA, from the coding sequence ATGCAAGAACACTACACACACTGGATCAAGCAGATAGAAAGCCTGTGCGACTCCGCGAACGTGAAGCATGTCGATGTCTTGGTTGATCAAGCAGCCTGGGATATATCCATACTGCCGACCCTTCGTCTGATGGAACCAGGCCTGTCCTGGGTTTCCTTGTTCAGCGCAACACCAGAAGAAGCACTGCTGACGCAGGCGCCCATTCTGATGCGAATCAACCTCGCCGACTGGCGACACAGAGCCTGGCTGGAAGAGCTGGTTGGAGAGGTTGGGCATCTGCCACGCCTGATGCTGTTGATCTCACCTATGCCGTTTGATGTTCTGGCCAAGTCCCTTCAGGCCCTCTCGCAGCTTGAATGGGGAGGCCAGTCTGGATTGTTGCGCTTCTACGACCCCCGTGTAATGCCTGAGTTGTTGGCCAGTGTATTGAGCCCTGAACAGAAAGAGCAATTTCAGCGCGTAACCCTGTTCTGGAGTTGGCTGGACCGGGACCAGCAGCCTGTTTGGCAGCCTGGCACCTATCGGTCGAACCAGACCTTGGCTGAAACCTTGCCTGCGATCAACTTCGATGACGCTCAATTTGACCGGCTGGGCAGCATCAGTGATGCGCAAAGTTTGTTAGACGTCGCCAGGGCGAAGTTTCCGGACCTTTCCCATGAGCAATGTTTTGTTTATTGCTATCGCGCAGTGCTTCAGGCGAGTCAGGAAAATTACTTCGGCGATTTGAAAGTATACGCAACGCTGCATTTGAGCAGCGTGGATATTGCCTAG
- a CDS encoding type VI secretion system tip protein VgrG encodes MTSSVLPSFFFDHSRHKLTVRDVNAVLDVLAFEGTEGLSELFSYRIEFTCIDGDIAAEIMLGQNATFSLYGAPHKPPMRRYIPPVTGPLRTLHGVVTGFKRLSGSADEARYEITLEPHFALLRHGRQFRIYQHQAVPQIVESILRSRHDFEGQDFFFNLVREYPKRQQVMQYGESDLAFISRLLADVGIWYRFTRDERLNIDVVEFHDDQRHYQFNVELAYRPPSGLSSTGQDGAWNLQSSHQVVEQRVNIRTYHHRVATAHLNGEIDQTRGARGTYGEAYHYAEPYTEMGDRYAYDEDLLSESGYFYARLRHERYLNGQTQLSGVSSSATLAPGQVLKISGGAPQAFAAGAVITQLTTRAARDRSFDVSFKAIPYSETVCFRPELKDKPQIAGTLPARVTSPQANDPHAEIDLEGRYCVNFLFDRDTWKPGQESMWLRLARPYAGDTHGLHLPLIAGTEVAIAFEQGDPDRPYIAHALHDSEHVDHVTLRNYKRNVLRTPSNNKLRMDDTRGQEHVKLSTEHSGKSQLNLGHLVDAKREKRGEGFELRTDGWGAIRGGKGLFISADEQTKACGNVLTMEPASSQVQGAKQQIADWREIAQAHHSRQPAIDGLQRLQDSAKDLNASAILFSAPKGIVAVTPASLLLKSSEALYVQSNDEINLAAARRLSLHANQAISLLAQQEGMRLVSGKGPLEIESHGDVLKLIAQQDITAQSVQGHLQLTAKNGITLACGGGYIRITPAGAIDIHTPGKINLKGQHVWETTASQSFPMPELPQSVCKECLKIAQTQASGAVMRTAG; translated from the coding sequence ATGACCTCCAGCGTATTACCCAGTTTTTTCTTCGACCACAGCCGCCACAAACTCACCGTTCGCGACGTGAATGCTGTGCTCGACGTTCTTGCCTTCGAGGGCACCGAAGGCCTGAGCGAACTGTTCAGCTACCGTATCGAGTTCACCTGCATCGACGGTGACATCGCCGCTGAAATAATGCTCGGTCAAAACGCCACGTTCAGCTTGTACGGCGCACCGCACAAACCGCCGATGCGCCGCTACATCCCGCCGGTTACCGGCCCATTGCGCACGCTGCATGGCGTGGTCACCGGCTTCAAACGCCTGTCGGGTTCTGCTGATGAAGCCCGCTACGAAATTACCCTGGAACCGCACTTTGCCCTGCTGCGTCACGGCCGACAGTTTCGCATCTACCAACACCAGGCAGTCCCGCAAATTGTCGAAAGCATCCTGCGCAGCCGCCACGACTTTGAAGGCCAGGACTTCTTCTTCAACCTCGTACGCGAATACCCCAAGCGCCAACAGGTCATGCAATACGGCGAAAGCGACCTGGCCTTCATCAGCCGCCTGCTGGCCGATGTGGGCATCTGGTACCGCTTCACCCGCGACGAACGCCTGAACATCGACGTGGTGGAATTCCACGACGACCAACGTCATTACCAGTTCAATGTCGAGCTTGCCTACCGCCCGCCCTCCGGCCTCAGCAGCACCGGCCAAGACGGCGCGTGGAACCTGCAATCCAGCCATCAGGTGGTGGAGCAGCGCGTCAATATCCGCACCTACCATCACCGCGTGGCCACCGCCCACTTGAACGGCGAGATCGACCAAACCCGTGGCGCCCGCGGCACCTATGGCGAGGCTTACCACTACGCCGAACCCTACACAGAAATGGGCGACCGTTACGCCTATGACGAAGACCTGCTAAGTGAAAGTGGCTACTTTTACGCCCGGTTGCGCCACGAGCGTTACCTCAACGGCCAGACGCAACTCAGCGGCGTCAGCAGCAGCGCCACCTTGGCGCCCGGCCAGGTACTCAAAATATCCGGCGGCGCGCCACAGGCCTTTGCCGCCGGCGCGGTGATCACCCAACTGACCACCCGCGCCGCCCGCGACCGCAGTTTCGACGTCAGCTTCAAGGCCATTCCCTACTCGGAAACCGTATGTTTTCGTCCGGAGCTGAAAGACAAACCGCAAATCGCCGGCACCCTCCCGGCCCGCGTCACCAGCCCGCAGGCCAACGACCCTCACGCCGAAATCGACCTGGAAGGGCGCTACTGCGTGAACTTCCTGTTCGACCGCGACACCTGGAAACCCGGCCAGGAAAGTATGTGGCTGCGCCTGGCGCGTCCGTACGCGGGCGATACCCACGGCCTGCACCTGCCACTGATTGCCGGCACCGAAGTGGCCATCGCCTTCGAACAAGGCGACCCGGACCGGCCCTACATCGCCCATGCCTTGCACGACAGCGAACACGTGGATCACGTGACCTTGCGCAACTACAAACGCAACGTGCTGCGCACACCGTCCAACAACAAATTGCGCATGGACGACACGCGGGGGCAGGAGCACGTAAAGCTCAGTACTGAGCACAGTGGCAAGAGCCAGTTGAATCTTGGGCATTTGGTGGATGCCAAGCGCGAAAAACGCGGGGAAGGGTTTGAGCTGCGCACTGACGGATGGGGAGCGATCCGGGGCGGGAAGGGACTGTTTATCAGTGCTGATGAGCAGACTAAGGCCTGTGGCAATGTACTGACCATGGAACCGGCTTCCAGTCAGGTTCAGGGTGCGAAACAGCAAATCGCCGACTGGCGGGAAATCGCTCAAGCGCACCATAGCCGCCAGCCCGCGATTGACGGTTTGCAGCGGCTTCAGGACAGTGCCAAAGACCTGAACGCTTCCGCCATCCTGTTCAGCGCCCCCAAGGGCATTGTCGCGGTGACACCGGCCAGCCTGCTGCTTAAAAGCAGCGAGGCGCTGTACGTGCAAAGCAACGACGAGATCAACCTGGCCGCCGCCCGGCGCCTGTCCCTCCACGCTAACCAGGCCATTTCCCTGCTGGCCCAGCAGGAAGGCATGCGCCTGGTATCCGGTAAGGGGCCGCTGGAAATCGAATCCCACGGCGACGTGTTGAAGCTGATTGCCCAGCAAGACATCACCGCGCAGTCGGTACAGGGCCATCTACAACTAACGGCCAAAAACGGCATCACCCTGGCGTGTGGCGGCGGTTACATCCGCATCACCCCGGCCGGGGCCATTGACATCCACACGCCCGGCAAAATCAATCTCAAGGGGCAGCACGTGTGGGAAACCACGGCCAGCCAGAGTTTTCCGATGCCCGAGTTACCGCAGTCGGTGTGCAAAGAGTGTCTGAAAATTGCTCAAACGCAAGCGTCGGGCGCAGTCATGCGCACCGCCGGCTGA
- a CDS encoding vWA domain-containing protein: MNKGRRGQARSATEGSINWPGSLLGGRPQRREDLLYQLRSRTPHELWLVIVDASASTRRHQALSDAKGLLAQLFDDAYRQRARMALLTVSGQSPKWQVQGLKAAKGLNHWLDGLGAGGGTPLLAALNEAGHWLAARRKRYPAEQQRVLVVTDGRLKDVAGLPPLDCPGLLVDIERGAIRLGRAKQLAGGLQIDYRHIDSL; encoded by the coding sequence CTGAACAAGGGCAGGCGAGGGCAGGCACGCAGCGCGACCGAAGGTTCGATCAACTGGCCGGGCAGCCTGCTCGGCGGGCGGCCGCAACGCCGTGAAGACCTGCTGTATCAACTGCGTAGCCGTACGCCCCATGAACTATGGCTGGTGATTGTCGATGCGTCTGCCTCCACCCGGCGGCATCAGGCGCTGAGTGATGCCAAGGGGCTGCTGGCCCAGTTGTTTGACGATGCCTACCGGCAGCGGGCGCGTATGGCGTTGCTTACGGTGAGCGGGCAATCGCCAAAGTGGCAGGTGCAGGGATTGAAGGCGGCCAAAGGGCTCAATCACTGGCTTGACGGGCTCGGTGCGGGCGGCGGCACGCCATTGCTCGCGGCGCTGAACGAAGCGGGGCATTGGTTGGCAGCACGGCGCAAGCGTTATCCGGCAGAGCAGCAGCGTGTGCTGGTGGTCACCGATGGGCGGCTGAAGGATGTGGCGGGGTTGCCGCCGCTGGACTGCCCGGGCTTGCTGGTGGATATCGAGCGGGGCGCCATTCGGCTGGGGCGCGCCAAGCAGTTGGCTGGCGGGTTACAGATTGATTATCGGCATATCGATAGTTTGTAG
- a CDS encoding ATP-binding protein, protein MTDLPHFPLSAVVGAEDLKLALCLTAIDPKIGGVLIEGPRGMAKSTLARGLADLLASGQFVTLPLGATEERLVGTLDLDAALGEGRAQFSPGVLAKADGGVLYVDEVNLLPDHLVDLLLDVAASGTNLIERDGISHRHSARFVLIGTMNPEEGELRPQLLDRFGFNVALSGHTQPAERGQIIRRRLDFDSDPQGFCTQWADQQAALRERCTQARALLDSIPLDDQALAQITERCFAAGVDGLRADLVWLRGARAHAAWRGAAAISEEDIEAVAEFALRHRRQAQSPPSTPPDGGQSPKPNDSPEGQGQWGDMPAPALPIGARREVPTWPKKP, encoded by the coding sequence ATGACCGACCTCCCGCATTTCCCGCTGTCTGCCGTTGTCGGCGCCGAGGACCTGAAACTGGCCCTGTGCCTGACCGCCATCGACCCGAAGATCGGCGGTGTGCTGATCGAAGGCCCACGTGGCATGGCCAAGTCTACCCTGGCCCGTGGCCTGGCCGACCTGCTCGCCAGCGGCCAGTTCGTCACGCTGCCGTTGGGCGCCACCGAGGAACGGTTGGTCGGCACCCTTGATCTGGACGCCGCGCTGGGCGAAGGCCGCGCACAGTTCTCCCCCGGTGTGCTGGCCAAGGCTGACGGCGGCGTGCTCTATGTCGATGAAGTCAACTTGCTGCCTGATCACCTGGTGGACCTGCTGCTGGATGTGGCCGCCAGCGGCACCAACCTGATCGAGCGCGACGGCATCTCCCACCGGCATTCGGCGCGCTTTGTGCTGATTGGCACCATGAACCCGGAAGAGGGCGAGTTGCGCCCGCAACTGCTCGACCGGTTTGGCTTCAACGTGGCGTTGAGCGGGCACACCCAGCCGGCCGAGCGCGGGCAGATCATCCGTCGCCGGCTGGACTTCGACAGCGACCCTCAAGGTTTTTGCACGCAATGGGCCGACCAGCAAGCCGCGTTGCGGGAGCGTTGCACCCAGGCGCGGGCGTTGTTGGACAGTATCCCACTGGATGACCAGGCGCTGGCGCAGATTACCGAGCGCTGCTTCGCCGCAGGCGTCGATGGCTTGCGCGCCGACCTGGTCTGGCTGCGCGGCGCCCGTGCCCATGCTGCCTGGCGCGGCGCGGCAGCTATCAGCGAAGAAGATATCGAAGCCGTTGCGGAGTTCGCCCTGCGCCATCGTCGCCAGGCGCAGTCACCGCCTTCGACACCGCCCGATGGCGGTCAATCACCCAAGCCCAACGATTCGCCGGAAGGCCAGGGCCAATGGGGCGACATGCCCGCGCCCGCTTTGCCAATAGGCGCTCGCCGAGAGGTGCCCACCTGGCCAAAAAAGCCCTAG
- the cobN gene encoding cobaltochelatase subunit CobN, whose translation MHLLRTQPGGFVSDDNIADLGQTPAELVILCSGDSSLALLAEAAQQLPEDYPSLRLANPMQVQNHASVDLYVDEVLRHAKVILISLHGGIGYWRYGIERLVELAERGVQLILVPGDDRPDPELSGLSTVDAEARDRLWQFLRQGGLGNALDFYRCLAAGYLGRDYAWSEPQTLPRTAIYHPHKANARLNDWQADWQPDFPVAAVLFYRSHLQAANTGFIDVFCQRLQAAGLNPLPMAVASLKEPGCLTVVEDLLDEVHAAVILNTTGFAQSSPEAPHLRPFRRNIPVIQAICAQDNEPGWQASEQGLGPRDLAMHIALPELDGRIISRPISFKDLAWRSERSQSDVVCYRAQPERMDFVAELARRWVELARVPNAEKRIALILANYPTRDGRIGNGVGLDTPAAALNILRALKIEGYPLPDVLPDSGTALIQALLGGVSNDLDSLDLRPCHQSLALDDYEAMFNRLPESNRQAVLARWGTPHTDPMFRDGRMMIAGLRFGLTFVGIQPARGYQVDASAVYHDPDLVPPHGYLAFYFWLRQTYDAHGVIHVGKHGNLEWLPGKGVGLSEHCWPDALLGPLPNIYPFIVNDPGEGAQAKRRTQAVIIDHLMPPLTRAETYGPLRDLELLADEYYEAQLLDPRRARELQKDILKLVRETRIDQELALDENLDSDADAAIWLPRLDTYLCDLKESQIRDGLHIFGESPEGRLRIDTLLALLRIPRGDGRGPQSSLLRVLAKAFELVFDPLDCALAEPWTGRRPLVLQKIDTQLWRTAGDTRERLELYAARLIEQALEGPVEQLEEPGWEDVKALIENLRIVVAPRLDACGPAEMRGLLDALGGRFVPAGPSGAPSRGRLDVLPTGRNFFSVDVRNLPTTTAWRIGFQSANLILERHLQDHGDHLRQLGLSVWGTATMRTGGDDIAQAMALMGVRPVWATGSQRVDDFEILPISLLDRPRVDVTLRVSGFFRDAFANLIRLFDAAVQAVAALDEPDDMNPLAAKVRSEREALRLSGLDEEAAAKQAGWRIFGAKPGAYGAGVQGAIDGRLWQSREDLAEVYLNWGGYAYGGADEGTAAREQFAQRLSQVQAVLQNQDNREHDLLDSNDYYQFQGGMLAAVETLSGDKAASYHGDHSQPDLPKVRTLKEELNRVIRARAANPKWIEGVKRHGYKGAFEMAATVDNLFAFDATTALIDDHQYALLADAYLLDPHTRAFVQQHNPDALRDMTERMLEAQQRGMWQEPGAYREALENLLLDIEEGS comes from the coding sequence ATGCACCTGCTCAGGACCCAGCCCGGCGGTTTCGTTTCGGATGACAACATTGCCGACCTTGGCCAAACCCCCGCCGAGCTGGTGATCCTGTGCAGCGGCGATTCCAGCCTGGCGCTGCTGGCCGAAGCGGCCCAGCAGTTGCCCGAGGATTACCCGAGCCTGCGCCTGGCCAACCCGATGCAGGTGCAAAACCATGCGTCGGTCGACTTGTACGTGGACGAGGTGCTGCGCCACGCCAAGGTCATCCTGATTTCGCTGCACGGTGGTATCGGTTATTGGCGTTATGGTATCGAGCGCCTGGTGGAGTTGGCCGAACGCGGTGTGCAGTTGATCCTGGTGCCGGGGGATGATCGGCCAGACCCTGAACTCAGCGGCCTCAGCACCGTGGATGCCGAGGCGCGCGACCGGCTTTGGCAGTTCCTGCGCCAGGGCGGCCTGGGTAACGCGCTGGATTTCTATCGTTGCCTGGCGGCTGGCTACCTCGGCCGCGATTACGCCTGGAGCGAGCCGCAAACCTTGCCGCGCACGGCGATTTATCACCCGCACAAAGCCAATGCCCGTCTCAACGATTGGCAGGCCGATTGGCAGCCTGATTTTCCGGTGGCGGCGGTGCTGTTCTACCGCTCGCACTTGCAGGCAGCCAACACCGGTTTTATCGATGTTTTTTGCCAACGCTTGCAGGCGGCGGGGTTGAACCCATTGCCGATGGCAGTGGCCAGTTTGAAAGAGCCCGGCTGCCTGACGGTGGTTGAAGACCTGCTGGACGAAGTGCACGCCGCGGTGATTCTGAACACCACAGGCTTCGCTCAATCCAGCCCCGAAGCACCGCACCTGCGGCCGTTTCGGCGCAATATCCCGGTGATCCAGGCGATTTGCGCCCAAGACAACGAACCCGGCTGGCAAGCCAGCGAGCAAGGCCTGGGCCCGCGCGACCTGGCGATGCACATTGCCTTGCCGGAACTGGACGGGCGCATCATCAGCCGGCCCATCAGCTTCAAGGACCTGGCCTGGCGCAGCGAGCGCAGCCAATCCGATGTGGTGTGCTACCGCGCGCAGCCGGAGCGTATGGATTTTGTCGCCGAACTGGCGCGGCGCTGGGTCGAACTGGCGCGGGTGCCGAACGCCGAAAAGCGCATCGCGCTGATCCTCGCCAACTACCCGACGCGGGACGGGCGTATCGGCAACGGCGTGGGCCTGGATACGCCAGCCGCCGCACTGAATATCCTGCGAGCATTAAAGATTGAAGGTTATCCGCTGCCGGACGTATTGCCGGACAGCGGCACGGCGTTGATCCAGGCGTTGTTGGGTGGTGTCAGCAACGACCTGGACAGCCTGGACCTGCGTCCGTGCCACCAAAGCCTGGCGCTGGACGACTACGAGGCGATGTTCAACCGCTTGCCCGAATCCAATCGCCAGGCGGTATTGGCACGTTGGGGTACGCCACACACCGATCCGATGTTTCGCGATGGGCGCATGATGATCGCCGGCCTGCGCTTTGGCCTGACCTTCGTCGGCATCCAGCCAGCCCGGGGCTACCAGGTGGATGCCAGCGCGGTCTACCACGATCCGGACCTGGTGCCGCCACACGGCTACCTCGCGTTTTACTTCTGGTTGCGCCAGACCTACGACGCCCATGGCGTGATCCACGTCGGCAAACACGGCAACCTGGAGTGGCTGCCGGGCAAGGGCGTCGGGCTTTCGGAACATTGCTGGCCAGACGCATTGCTGGGGCCGCTGCCGAATATCTACCCGTTTATCGTCAACGACCCGGGCGAGGGCGCCCAGGCCAAGCGCCGCACCCAGGCGGTGATCATCGACCACCTGATGCCGCCGCTCACCCGCGCCGAAACCTATGGCCCGCTGCGTGACCTGGAGCTGTTGGCCGACGAGTATTACGAAGCGCAATTGCTTGACCCACGGCGTGCCCGCGAGCTGCAAAAAGACATCCTCAAGCTGGTGCGGGAAACCCGGATTGACCAGGAGCTGGCGCTGGACGAAAACCTCGACAGCGACGCCGATGCCGCGATCTGGCTGCCGCGCCTGGACACTTACCTGTGTGACTTGAAGGAATCGCAGATTCGCGATGGCCTGCACATCTTCGGTGAATCGCCTGAAGGCCGCTTGCGCATCGACACCTTGCTGGCGTTGTTGCGCATCCCCCGTGGCGACGGGCGCGGGCCGCAATCGAGCCTGCTGCGGGTGCTGGCCAAGGCTTTTGAACTGGTCTTCGACCCGCTGGATTGCGCCCTGGCCGAACCGTGGACCGGGCGCCGCCCGCTGGTGTTGCAGAAGATCGACACGCAATTATGGCGCACCGCCGGTGACACCCGTGAGCGCCTGGAATTGTACGCCGCGCGGCTGATCGAGCAGGCACTGGAAGGCCCGGTGGAACAGCTTGAAGAGCCGGGCTGGGAGGACGTAAAAGCGCTGATCGAGAACCTGCGCATCGTCGTCGCACCGCGCCTGGATGCCTGCGGCCCGGCGGAAATGCGTGGCTTGCTCGATGCCCTGGGCGGGCGTTTTGTGCCAGCAGGGCCGAGCGGCGCGCCGAGCCGGGGCCGCCTGGACGTGTTGCCCACCGGTCGCAATTTTTTCTCGGTGGATGTGCGCAACCTGCCCACCACCACCGCCTGGCGCATCGGCTTCCAGTCGGCGAACCTGATTCTTGAGCGCCACCTGCAAGACCACGGCGACCACCTGCGCCAGCTGGGCCTGTCGGTGTGGGGCACCGCCACCATGCGCACCGGCGGCGATGACATCGCCCAGGCCATGGCGCTGATGGGCGTGCGCCCGGTGTGGGCCACGGGCAGCCAGCGGGTGGATGACTTTGAAATCCTGCCGATCAGCCTGCTGGACCGCCCGCGTGTGGACGTGACCTTGCGCGTGTCAGGGTTCTTCCGCGACGCGTTTGCCAACCTGATCCGCCTGTTCGACGCGGCAGTGCAAGCCGTGGCGGCGCTGGACGAACCCGACGACATGAACCCGCTGGCGGCCAAGGTACGCAGCGAGCGCGAAGCGTTGCGCCTGTCGGGCCTGGACGAAGAAGCGGCGGCGAAGCAGGCCGGCTGGCGGATCTTCGGCGCCAAGCCCGGTGCCTACGGTGCCGGCGTGCAGGGCGCAATTGACGGGCGCTTGTGGCAGAGCCGCGAAGACCTGGCCGAGGTTTACCTGAACTGGGGCGGCTACGCGTATGGCGGCGCCGACGAAGGTACCGCCGCCCGCGAACAGTTTGCCCAGCGTTTGAGCCAGGTGCAGGCGGTGTTGCAGAACCAGGACAACCGCGAGCACGACCTGCTCGACTCCAATGATTACTACCAGTTCCAGGGCGGCATGCTCGCCGCCGTGGAAACCCTGAGCGGCGACAAGGCCGCCAGTTATCATGGCGACCACAGCCAGCCGGACCTGCCGAAGGTGCGCACGCTGAAGGAAGAGTTGAACCGGGTGATTCGTGCCCGGGCGGCCAACCCGAAGTGGATCGAAGGGGTCAAGCGCCACGGCTACAAAGGTGCGTTCGAGATGGCGGCCACCGTGGATAATCTGTTCGCGTTCGACGCCACGACGGCGCTGATCGACGATCATCAATACGCGTTGCTGGCCGATGCCTACTTGCTCGACCCGCACACCCGCGCCTTTGTGCAGCAGCACAACCCGGATGCCCTGCGGGACATGACCGAGCGCATGCTCGAAGCCCAGCAGCGCGGCATGTGGCAGGAGCCCGGGGCGTACCGCGAGGCGTTGGAAAACCTGTTGTTGGATATAGAAGAAGGCAGTTGA
- the cobW gene encoding cobalamin biosynthesis protein CobW: MKTLAKLPVTIVTGFLGSGKTTLLRHMLDNAQGRRIAVIVNEFGELGIDGEILKQCSIGCTEEEANGRVYELANGCLCCTVQEEFFPVMRELVARRGDLDHILIETSGLALPKPLVQAFQWPEIRSACTVDAVITVVDSPAVAAGTFAAFPDQVDAQRKLDPNLDHESPLHELFADQLASADLVILNKCDLISPEDLARVRLEVAEELPPAVKVIEASSGRLPLDVLIGLGAGSEEHIDGRHSHHDHHHEGEDDHDHDAFDSISIELPQADESLLLDALAQLVVQHGILRVKGFAAIPNKPMRLLIQGVGTRFDKHFDRAWRADEPRATHLVLIGQELDATLLEAQLRAALSV; the protein is encoded by the coding sequence ATGAAAACACTGGCCAAACTCCCCGTCACCATCGTCACCGGCTTCCTTGGCTCGGGCAAGACCACCTTGCTGCGCCACATGCTGGACAACGCCCAGGGGCGCCGCATCGCGGTGATCGTCAACGAGTTCGGTGAGTTGGGCATTGACGGTGAAATCCTCAAGCAATGCTCCATCGGCTGCACTGAAGAAGAAGCCAACGGCCGCGTCTACGAATTGGCCAATGGCTGCCTGTGCTGCACGGTCCAGGAAGAGTTCTTCCCGGTGATGCGCGAACTGGTGGCCCGTCGCGGCGACCTCGACCATATCCTCATCGAAACCTCGGGCCTGGCCCTGCCAAAGCCGTTGGTTCAGGCATTCCAGTGGCCGGAAATCCGCAGCGCCTGCACCGTTGACGCGGTGATCACCGTGGTCGACAGCCCGGCCGTGGCCGCCGGCACCTTCGCCGCCTTCCCGGACCAGGTCGATGCCCAGCGCAAACTCGACCCGAACCTGGACCACGAATCGCCGCTGCACGAGCTGTTCGCCGACCAACTGGCCAGCGCCGATCTGGTGATCCTCAACAAGTGCGACCTGATCAGCCCTGAAGACCTGGCCCGTGTGCGCCTGGAGGTGGCTGAAGAGCTGCCGCCAGCGGTAAAAGTCATCGAAGCCAGCAGCGGTCGCCTGCCACTGGACGTGTTGATCGGCCTGGGCGCAGGCTCCGAAGAGCACATCGACGGCCGCCACAGCCACCACGACCATCACCACGAAGGTGAGGACGACCACGATCACGATGCCTTCGACTCCATCTCCATCGAACTGCCCCAGGCCGACGAAAGCCTGCTGCTGGACGCCCTGGCCCAACTGGTGGTGCAGCACGGCATCCTGCGGGTCAAAGGCTTCGCGGCGATCCCGAACAAGCCGATGCGCCTGCTGATCCAGGGCGTGGGCACCCGTTTCGACAAGCACTTCGACCGCGCCTGGCGCGCCGATGAGCCACGTGCCACGCACTTGGTGCTGATCGGCCAAGAACTGGACGCCACCTTGCTCGAAGCGCAATTGCGCGCTGCCCTCAGCGTCTGA